The following proteins are co-located in the Bombus pyrosoma isolate SC7728 linkage group LG12, ASM1482585v1, whole genome shotgun sequence genome:
- the LOC122573332 gene encoding chromatin-remodeling complex ATPase chain Iswi, which yields MSKPDENVDTGDTGDNSNGSSAETTSSRGGDFETKLETDRSKRFDYLLKQTEIFSHFMTNNQKDKAGSPLKIKAGRPRKQPETQVKFDSGDHRHRKTEQEEDEELLAESNASVAPTTRFESSPHYIKSGELRDYQIRGLNWMISLYEHGINGILADEMGLGKTLQTISLLGYMKHFRNIPGPHIVIVPKSTLANWMNEFKKWCPSLRAVCLIGDAETRNTFIREVMMPGEWDVCVTSYEMVIKEKSVFKKFNWRYMVIDEAHRIKNEKSKLSEILREFKTANRLLLTGTPLQNNLHELWSLLNFLLPDVFNSSDDFDSWFNTNSFLGDNSLVERLHAVLRPFLLRRLKSEVEKGLKPKKEIKVYIGLSKMQREWYTKVLMKDIDIVNGAGKIEKMRLQNILMQLRKCCNHPYLFDGAEPGPPYTTDEHLVYNCGKMVILDKLLPKLQQQESRVLVFSQMTRMLDILEDYCHWRGFQYCRLDGNTAHEDRQRQINEYNAPGSEKFIFMLSTRAGGLGINLATADVVIIYDSDWNPQMDLQAMDRAHRIGQQKQVRVFRFITENTVEEKIVERAEVKLRLDKLVIQQGRLVDAKQTALNKDEMLNMIRHGANEVFASKDSAITDEDIDTILQKGEAKTEEMKQKLESLGESSLRNFTVDAPTDSVYQFEGEDYREKQKILGIGNWIEPPKRERKANYAVDAYFREALRVSEPKAPKAPRPPKQPIVQDFQFFPPRLFELLDQEIYYFRQTVGYKVPKNPELGSDAARIQKEEQRKIDEAQPLTDEEVAEKEKLLTQGFTNWTKRDFNQFIKANEKYGRDDIENIAKEVEGKTPEEVMEYSAVFWERCHELQDIDRVMAQIERGEAKIQRRAGIKKALDAKMARYRAPFHQLRIAYGTNKGKNYTEEEDRFLVCMLHKLGFDKENVYEELRATVRSAPQFRFDWFVKSRTALELQRRCNTLITLIERENQELEERERQERRKKGGSIGAKPASKRKQENLPAPQDKPRKKKK from the coding sequence ATGTCGAAACCAGATGAAAATGTAGACACAGGGGACACAGGAGACAATTCGAATGGATCTTCGGCCGAAACCACGTCATCCCGAGGTGGTGATTTTGAAACAAAGCTTGAAACCGATCGTAGTAAACGATTCGATTATTTACTAAAGCAAACTGAAATATTCTCACACTTTATGACAAACAATCAAAAGGACAAGGCTGGGAGCCCCTTAAAGATCAAAGCTGGGAGACCCAGAAAACAGCCAGAGACCCAAGTAAAATTCGATTCTGGTGATCATAGGCACCGTAAGACGgaacaagaagaagatgaagagtTGTTGGCTGAAAGTAACGCCAGTGTCGCGCCAACCACTCGTTTTGAATCATCTCCACACTACATTAAGTCTGGTGAGTTACGAGATTATCAAATACGAGGCTTAAATTGGATGATATCTCTGTATGAGCATGGTATCAATGGTATCTTGGCTGACGAAATGGGTCTGGGTAAGACTCTACAGACTATCTCATTACTGGGATATATGAAACACTTCAGAAACATTCCTGGCCCACATATAGTCATTGTTCCCAAGTCTACGTTAGCTAACTGGatgaatgaatttaaaaaatggtgTCCGTCGTTGAGAGCAGTTTGTCTCATAGGAGATGCAGAAACTCGAAACACTTTCATCAGAGAGGTTATGATGCCTGGAGAATGGGATGTTTGTGTAACATCCTACGAAATGGTTATAAAGGAGAAGTCGGTGTTTAAAAAGTTCAATTGGCGTTACATGGTAATCGATGAAGCTCATagaataaaaaacgaaaagtcAAAGCTATCTGAAATTCTGAGGGAGTTTAAAACTGCTAATCGCCTTCTGTTAACAGGAACACCTTTACAGAATAACCTTCATGAACTGTGGTCTTTGCTCAACTTTTTATTACCAGATGTGTTTAATAGTTCAGATGATTTTGATTCTTGGTTCAACACTAATAGTTTCTTAGGTGATAATTCATTAGTCGAGAGATTACACGCTGTCCTTAGACCATTCCTTTTGAGACGTTTAAAATCTGAGGTAGAAAAAGGACTGAAacctaaaaaagaaatcaaggTCTACATTGGTCTCAGTAAAATGCAGAGAGAATGGTATACCAAGGTACTTATGAAGGACATAGATATAGTTAACGGTGCTGGCAAAATTGAGAAGATGAGATTGCAGAACATCTTGATGCAGCTACGTAAATGTTGTAATCATCCATATTTATTTGATGGTGCAGAGCCTGGACCACCTTACACGACCGATGAACATCTTGTCTATAATTGTGGTAAAATGGTTATTTTGGACAAATTGTTGCCAAAGTTGCAACAACAAGAATCCCGCGTTCTTGTATTTAGTCAAATGACCAGAATGCTAGATATTTTAGAAGATTATTGTCATTGGAGAGGTTTTCAATATTGTCGTTTAGACGGTAACACAGCGCACGAGGACAGACAACGCCAAATCAACGAATATAACGCACCGGGAAGCGAGAAGTTCATTTTCATGCTGTCGACTCGTGCGGGTGGTTTAGGTATTAATTTAGCAACGGCGGACgtagtaattatttatgattccGATTGGAATCCGCAAATGGACTTGCAGGCGATGGATCGGGCTCATCGTATAGGTCAACAGAAGCAAGTCCGTGTATTCAGATTCATTACAGAAAATACagtagaagaaaaaatcgTAGAACGTGCGGAAGTTAAATTGCGTTTAGATAAGCTAGTTATTCAGCAGGGGCGATTAGTGGACGCGAAGCAGACAGCGTTGAACAAGGACGAAATGTTGAACATGATCAGGCACGGTGCAAACGAGGTATTCGCATCGAAAGATAGCGCCATCACGGACGAAGATATAGACACTATACTTCAAAAAGGTGAAGCCAAAACCGaggaaatgaaacaaaaattggaaAGTCTAGGAGAATCTTCTCTGCGTAACTTCACTGTGGACGCACCCACGGATTCCGTCTACCAATTCGAAGGTGAAGATTACCGCGAAAAACAAAAGATTCTTGGAATAGGTAACTGGATAGAGCCACCGAAACGCGAACGTAAAGCCAATTACGCGGTCGACGCTTACTTCAGAGAAGCTCTCCGAGTATCAGAGCCAAAAGCCCCGAAAGCACCTAGACCACCAAAGCAACCGATAGTCCAAGACTTCCAATTCTTCCCGCCACGATTATTCGAACTGCTCGACCAAGAGATATACTACTTCCGGCAAACGGTAGGTTATAAAGTTCCAAAAAATCCAGAGCTTGGATCGGACGCTGCCAGAAttcaaaaagaagaacaacGTAAGATAGACGAAGCTCAACCATTAACCGATGAAGAAGttgcagagaaagagaaactgcTTACTCAAGGTTTCACGAACTGGACAAAGAgagattttaatcaatttataaaagctaatgaaaaatatggTCGTGATGATATTGAGAACATAGCCAAGGAAGTAGAAGGGAAAACTCCCGAAGAGGTGATGGAATACTCGGCTGTTTTTTGGGAAAGATGTCATGAGTTACAAGATATAGATAGGGTAATGGCTCAAATTGAACGAGGAGAAGCAAAAATACAGAGACGAGCCGGGATTAAGAAAGCCTTAGACGCCAAAATGGCAAGGTACCGTGCTCCTTTTCATCAGTTGAGGATAGCGTACGGAACGAACAAAGGTAAGAATTACACCGAGGAGGAAGATCGATTCCTCGTGTGTATGTTGCACAAGCTTGGCTTTGACAAGGAAAATGTATATGAGGAACTTCGTGCCACGGTCAGATCGGCGCCACAATTTCGTTTTGACTGGTTCGTAAAGTCTCGTACAGCTTTAGAACTTCAGCGGCGATGTAACACGCTAATTACGCTCATCGAGCGCGAGAATCAAGAACTGGAGGAGCGAGAAAGacaagaaaggagaaagaaaggcgGCAGTATTGGTGCAAAACCTGCGTCCAAGCGAAAACAAGAGAACCTACCAGCTCCGCAAGACAAACCgcggaaaaagaagaaataa